One genomic segment of Polyangiaceae bacterium includes these proteins:
- a CDS encoding DUF692 domain-containing protein — translation MHTAKDRIDLGVGVGLRVPHYRRIIEERPDVDFFEVISENFMVEGGKPLYHLDRVLETYKVVQHGVSLGIGNPSGPDADYLRRLKELTRRTNTPWVTDHFCWGAVQGQQLHDLLPLPYTKEAVARVAERARRIQGTLELPFALENTSSYLTYSDSTMTEWQFISEIAEQADVGLMFDVNNVYVSAYNHDFDPYEFIRNVPHERILQIHLAGHTNLGDYIIDTHNGPVIDPVVELYRHTIELAGPVSTLIEWDDDIPELPVLLAEAERIRSVRNSALSARAERKARGVAESAVPAPTGPYRFDRPVAPRENLHGWKQGGPREREAVS, via the coding sequence GTGCATACAGCAAAAGACCGTATCGATTTGGGCGTGGGAGTCGGTCTGCGTGTGCCGCACTACCGACGCATCATCGAGGAACGACCGGACGTCGATTTCTTCGAAGTGATCAGCGAGAACTTCATGGTGGAGGGCGGCAAGCCTCTCTATCACCTGGACCGCGTGCTGGAGACCTACAAGGTCGTGCAACACGGTGTGTCTCTGGGCATTGGCAACCCCAGCGGGCCCGACGCCGACTACTTGCGGCGCTTGAAAGAACTGACGCGACGTACGAACACGCCCTGGGTCACGGATCACTTCTGCTGGGGGGCGGTCCAAGGGCAGCAGCTGCACGATCTCCTGCCCCTGCCCTACACCAAAGAAGCGGTCGCGCGCGTGGCGGAGCGCGCTCGGCGCATCCAAGGCACCCTGGAGCTGCCCTTCGCCCTGGAGAACACCTCCAGCTACCTGACCTACTCCGACAGCACGATGACGGAGTGGCAGTTCATCTCGGAGATCGCAGAACAGGCCGACGTCGGACTGATGTTCGACGTGAACAACGTCTACGTCTCCGCCTACAACCACGACTTCGATCCCTACGAGTTCATCCGCAACGTGCCTCACGAGCGCATCCTGCAGATCCACTTGGCCGGGCACACGAACCTCGGGGACTACATCATCGACACCCACAACGGCCCCGTGATCGATCCGGTCGTGGAACTCTATCGCCACACCATCGAACTGGCTGGCCCGGTTTCCACCTTGATCGAATGGGACGACGACATTCCAGAACTCCCCGTGCTCCTCGCGGAGGCAGAGCGAATCCGTAGCGTGCGAAACTCCGCACTGTCGGCCCGGGCGGAGCGCAAAGCACGTGGCGTCGCCGAGAGCGCCGTCCCAGCGCCCACCGGACCGTACCGTTTCGACCGCCCCGTGGCGCCTCGCGAGAACTTGCACGGGTGGAAGCAAGGCGGCCCGCGCGAACGCGAGGCGGTGTCATGA
- a CDS encoding DNA-binding domain-containing protein, which produces MSRLDELQTWMAAALQSQRAVERDDALTAEARSRITGNDRMRPESQLEVYREQFWLRHTGALLEDFEALSALLGQSQWERLTQEYLAAHPPDSFTLRDLGQRLPVFMEDLQWPTHPRLCLDMARAEWAYVEVFDAANSAPLSAERLGAIPEAAWPTARISLSPALRLLSVRYPVAVLRRKIRLGEAWELPSAEAPQNLVIYRGLDRDLHHEVLGDLQFALLQGLAAGQALVPAAEAVVAAHPGSEAVLEAELSQWFASFSAHGWFTDVRFDAS; this is translated from the coding sequence ATGAGTCGCCTGGACGAACTACAAACCTGGATGGCAGCTGCGCTGCAATCTCAGCGCGCCGTGGAGCGCGACGACGCCCTCACAGCCGAGGCGCGCAGCCGAATCACTGGCAACGACCGCATGCGACCCGAGTCGCAGCTGGAAGTGTATCGCGAGCAGTTCTGGCTGCGACACACCGGCGCGTTGCTCGAAGACTTCGAAGCCTTGAGCGCACTGCTCGGACAGAGCCAGTGGGAGCGTCTGACACAGGAGTACTTGGCCGCGCATCCGCCCGACTCCTTCACGCTGCGGGATCTGGGGCAGCGACTGCCGGTGTTCATGGAGGACCTGCAGTGGCCGACGCACCCGCGCCTGTGCTTGGACATGGCTCGCGCCGAGTGGGCGTACGTGGAGGTCTTCGACGCCGCGAACAGCGCTCCGCTGAGTGCAGAACGCCTGGGCGCCATCCCCGAAGCGGCCTGGCCGACGGCGCGCATCAGCTTGTCACCGGCGTTGCGCTTGCTTTCCGTTCGCTACCCCGTCGCAGTCTTGCGTCGCAAGATCCGTCTGGGTGAAGCGTGGGAGCTACCTAGCGCCGAAGCGCCGCAGAACCTAGTCATCTACCGTGGCCTCGACCGTGACTTGCACCACGAGGTGCTCGGGGATCTGCAGTTCGCTCTGTTGCAGGGGTTGGCGGCGGGCCAGGCCTTGGTCCCCGCGGCAGAAGCCGTAGTGGCCGCGCATCCAGGCTCGGAAGCCGTGCTGGAAGCCGAGCTCAGTCAATGGTTCGCGAGCTTCTCCGCCCACGGCTGGTTCACTGACGTGCGCTTCGACGCCAGCTGA